GTAGGTCCCTTCCTGTTTGATAAGAGGACACTGAACAGGTACATCACCACGTGCCCTCCCGCGTTCCAAGAGGAAGGTACCCTGCTGGTACCCCTGCAATTATTTCCAAGTCCCTCCATCATTCAGTCCCTCCACCGTCCGTGTCGCGCCCAactcccctcctctccacgacttctccctctccctcggctTCAACCTGGACCTgaatcctcctccttctcgtcctctTTTCCTCATTCTTTGCCTTTCATAGTCCAATTCTATTGCCTCAAACTTCCTTCCGTCCTCCACCGTTGTGTCCTCCAGCGCCCAGTTAGTCGCTCACAGACACCCTCTCTCGACGCTGCAACCCATCGAATACACCTGCCAAGATGCGGAACCCTTTTCGGCGCCGGAACAAGAAGGATAAACTCGCCAACGGCCGCCAAGGCTCCGACGCCGGTGTCGTCCCCGACGAGTTCCGGCCCCCGGGCGCCGGCCGACCGCCTCTGTTCCCTCCGACTCGCGGCTCTGCCTACCTACTCGCTCACCTCCCGCCCAACGTCCTCCAGCGCATATTCGCCTTTGTCTGCCCGCACGCCCGAGATGAGAGCTACGAGACTTGCGAGGGTAGCGCGAGCGCAAGCGATAGCACATGTATGCTCTGTGACTTGCGCGACCTAGCGCATTGCGCCCAGGTCTGCCGCGTCTGGCGTCAAAACGCCGTCAAGGTCTTGTAAGTCTCGTGACAGTTGTCTTGAACGTACCGTAACTAATAGCTTTCCCTCTAGATACCATAGCGTCCGCATTGATGCCGTCCACTACTGTCCCCTTGAGGCATGGCTGGCCGAGAGACGTAAAAAGACACACCGATTCGATCGCAATGGCATCCCAGAGGATCCTGCCCAGGCCCGTCtgcgcctcctccgccgTACCGTTCGCGACGACCCGACACGCATCGGCAAGCTGGTCGAGTACCTCAAGATGCCCTACATGCTGCGCGAGTCCTCCCAGGTCGAGCTTGCCCAGACCATAGCTGTACTTCCGAACCTCAAATACGTCGACCTGCCCGAGGGCATGTTCTGCGACGACCCGAGCTTTGCTACCCTACGCCTTGAAGTCCAAGCCCGATGCCCCAACCTCCGCAAGATGACATACGTGGGCGGTTCCGAGCGGAGCTTTACCATGCTTGCCACAGGGCAGGTCTGGCCTCGCATTGAGGTGCTTGAGCTTAATAATCTCAACATCGATCCCATGACCATCCGAGCTGTGCTTGGGAACCTCACCCATTTGCAAGCTCTAAAGGTGTCTGAAACTCCAGGCCTCACAGACGAGGTTCTATCATCATCAGACGGGATGCCCACCCTACCCCCAATGAAGGAACTGGTGCTCAAGGACACGCCTGGTGTGACCTTGAGGGGGCTCATTGAGTATCTGGCGTGGCAGGAGACGCAGCAGGCTCTGACGGTCCTGACCCTCAAAGATACTGGCGTTCACCCTGCCACTCTGCAGGAGATTCTCACAATGGCCTCGTCTCTCAAGACGCTTGCTATTCAGACAAACGTTGTCGAACAGTTTCCCAACTCTTCCAAAATCCGTCCTCTTGCATCCAGGACATTGGAGACACTACGATTCGAAATCTCCGGAGCTTCATCCGGTCCCTTTGCGAGCGTAACGCAAGGTTATTATACCTATCTTGCCTCGTCTATCCTAGGAGGAGGCTTTCCCAGGCTTCGGAGACTATATGTTCATGACGACACCTTCCCGGACCAGCTTCAAGGACTCCCACCTCCCAACGCCGCCTTTGCTGGAGGCCATGTCCGCTCCGGCTCTACATCGTCGACCAAGTCGACTCCTGCATTCAATCTCTCGCCAGCTGGTGGAAATCTCCCTCCCTTTGCGCCTAAGCGGCCAGTTTCCAACGTACCTCCTTCCAACAAACGCTTCAGTTCCAACAACCCCTTTGCCCGCggcccctcttctcctcctccgacacATCATCTAGAAGTCTTCACCAAGAGTGACGAGTTTGGTAAGTGGAACTTTGCTCGGATTGACCCTATTCGGTCTGCCGCAGCCCCGTCTCGTCGGCCGATCAGTAGCTATGGGCTGGCGGCCGACGTTACGGGGTTGGGGTGGGATCAGGGTGATGCCCGGCGAAGCATCATGGTTGGCAACGGAACTGGTGGCTTCCTAGCCGTGCCAGGTCAGGGGGGCGATCGTGACAGTACGGGCAGTGGGCTATCTGGGGAATGGCGGCCTCAAAGCAGTGGAGGGGAGCCTCGAGGCAGTCGAGATCTGTGGAGATGATGATATACGCGGCATTACGCAGCTTTTGGGGTTCATCTCGGTGTATCCTCTCGAGGGCCCCTTTCACGATCTTTATGGTATGAGCCTTGCCTTTCATTCCCTCCCGACTTCCTGGTCCTCCGGCTAGGGAGTCTCGGCAGAGCCGGCGGGAGACAGCTTCGATGGTACACATTGAGGGTACGGGGGAGGGACAGGGGACAGCTTGAAGCTGATCTGTTTTATGTGTTTGTTTGTGACGGTTGCATTTTTGGAATCAAAATACCCTAGCAGTTACATGGAGAATTGCATTTGTGTTGTTAGTAGTTAGCGAGCGGGCGAGTTTGCGGGCAGACCTAGATTGATACTAGGAGATTATTACTTAGACCTAGAGTAATCTATATTTCTTTGTAGCTTTGGTGTTTCTTCTGATGAGTGaaggttggtgttggcatGGTAGTGTTCATTCTGTATCATGACGACACCTGTGGGTGAGCAATGTATACTCCTTTCAGTCTCTTCCGTCCATGTTGAAACGCAATTGTACTAGGCTGATGCAATTCCCATTGCCACGGCCTTGCTTTGATATCTTTGATGTGTTGTTTCATCTTGTACATCCGCATTCGCGAGATACTGTGTCAAGTCCCTCGCTTATCCCCAATTGCATCACATCCACGTCGCAAAATCCAAGATTTTGCCCTCTGTGCAACCTGTAACGAACCCGTCGATCGCCCTCATGTTCATCAAGTTCTGAACTGCTTGCGGCCCGATGACGTTGTTGTGCATCCCAGGCAGGAGGGGACACCCTTGTCGGTGAGCGAAACTCAACTTACCCTACATCAGCGGCTCCAAGGTTCTCGACGAATTGTGTCACACCATGGGATAAAGCAGACGGACTGATTATTGGAATAACATGGTACGGTTCTTGGATGCAGGTTCGACGGCTTCGGTTTGCACCGAtggtttttttcttttttgttgGGTTGCAGGACCCACGGGTTGCGTgggctgatgatgctgcaGAACATGGTGGATTTTTCTCAAGCAAGGgagaaaaggaaagaaaaaaattcCGTCAAGGTCATGTGTGTATAATATGGTCTGATATTGAAATCCCGAATGCGAAGGGTTTTTCGGAAATGCAAGTAGAGCTCTAGAGAAGCAAGGTACCGCCGGTACTGTACCTGGCCAGAAGCCGTGGACAGAGGCTCGACTGACCTGGGTTGAGTTGTTTGTTTCATGAATCACCTGACGTGTTTTGTTTAATGCCCTGAGCTGTGCCACTTATTTGGATCTTTATACAGAGGTCTATCTGTAACATAACTGTCCATAGGAAGTGGCTCATACTGGTAACAACACGTAGAACATGTTCAGGAATAGCGACCAAGCCAGTAAGCACCTTGAACGACCCAAGGTTCAAGCATGCCGCCCTCATAATAACAGAACCCCAAGAAGCATAACAGAAGCATCCCAAAGCAAGTCATCCGAGAACCAACCCAAGGTCTCCCACTCACACTCTCTCCCCAACCACACTGCCAACACATACtcacgcacgcacgcacaaGCCTCCCCCCCCTTGAGCATGAACGAATAACAGCACGTCAGTTGACCGTCAATCAAAAACCCGTCGAGGGACCACCCCAGCTTTTTGGGTGCGGCTCATCTTGTGGCGACGTTGACTAACGCTCGTCTTCTCGTGTTACGTGCTTGCATTTGCACCGGGCCTTTTCTTGCCAGCCAGCGCACATTCTCCCGCGGGGTTGGGGACGAGAATAGTAACAACGGCGGCGACCCCGCAATACGGACGGGACGACAAGACATGTAAActgaggagaggaagaaaaatCTGCACGGATTCTTCTCGACGAAGGATTCTTTGGAATATTTTGATTTATTTTCAGCTCGTGAGGTTGTGGCTGCATCATCTGCCATTGGTTCCCTGTGCCGACCTGTCATCCTGGCACCTGAGAGAGACAAGCAACCATCTCGTAAGCCCGACGTAGGCGCAGCCGCGATAGTGGATGGATGTCTTGCTCTCCCACCACAACTACAGACTATCAAGCATCCCACCTCCGCAGTCCACCGGAAGCTTGCGCCCCTCCGTGCTCCCGCGGGAGGCAGTGTCCCGAACAACCTGTTTCGTTTCATCCTCTGACCATAGCTCCCTCAACCGGAAGAGAGTCGAGTACACTGTGCATTGACAACTTTGTCGCGTAGGATCGCGGGGTAGAAAAGAATGCAAAAATGTCATCTATGTGAGGGATGCTATCGACATGGGGACGCATTAAGAACGTGAGACCGGTCTTGAAACAACCGGGAATGGGGACGAAGCAAGGGACGAGACAGTAGAGTCACGCTATAGCGACCACGCGCGACGCGGACAATTGTTTTAAGCCAGGGAGGAGCATAGCCTTGGCATCGTCGTTAAACTAGCCGTCATCGCGTACTCGGACTCCCTTGAGTCAAGAGACGGGAGGCTGGAACTTGTAAAGGAATAGTTGTGTCAATAACTCTCCTTGGGCGCATCAAGTTTCACATCCGTCGATCATCCAGGGAGTCAAGTGTCAAGTCTTTTCCCCGCTCAGTAGTTAATCGCACCGAGAAACCGGGCACTGGTTCCCTTGCAAGGGCGAAACCGTCTCCGTAGCGAGCACTATCTTCGAGACAATGTCTACGCTGGAAACATTGGTCCCCAATTCTTGGTATCTCTTGCTTAGCCTCTCCGTGGTCACAAGGAGTGCAGTGTCGTATTCTAGCCCCCATATGTGAACAAGTACTCACAGTATTTCTCAACACTTTGTAGAGTTCACGGGCTAGAACTTTTCAGCTAGAATACCTCGGGTTTGAGTTTCTTGATAATGGATACTCGGGAACCCAAGAGGGGCGGGTCCCGTGTGTGGCTGCTTAGAACAGACCCAAATTTGGGTGCTACAGCAGCCATTTTTAGACAGCCGAGCCAGATGGCGCTAGACCTATCGGGGGATTTTGAGTGGCACGCGCATGCATGGGTAGAAGTGGCTGGTGATTTTGTCTCTGCTTCTTTCGTCCCCCACTGTGACGTTGCTGTTGTAGATGTGGCTGGTGCACAGTCGAAGTGGCTTGCGCTCTGGACATTCCCATGGTACTTTGAGTGGAGACCTGGGGAAGGGAACGAAAGCTCCCATGGGCTCtctagctttttttttttttcttttcgcCCTTTTTGCTTCCCGCTCCTCGCTTCCTGCAAGGCTCCAATAATGACGCCATGTGGTTGGAGCACCATCCGCCAATCCATTCCCGACATCGAAAATCGTTCAATATCGGGAGCatattaattaatagatTCGACGGCATATGTCAACAACCTATTCGATATCAGACCATTTGTTATCGAATTAACTCTAGATACATTTCATACCGTCAACTTCCGATGCTCTCGACTCGCCTGGTGTAAACTCTGTCATCCAGACATTCCATCGCGAGGCGCCGTCCATTGCTGACATCTCTCACCAAAGGGCCGCCTCGTCGGTCTTGCCCGGCAACAATGGCCGCTTACAGGCTTAACCGCCCGCCTCAGCACTATCTCAATAGAGTTGAGGGGCAATTCCCGAGCAGCCGGACGGCACGCTCCAGAGCCGCTctgatggtgatgggtgtCGCCGGTCGCAGTATAGGGCCGGCTGTCAGAAGTGGAGTGTGTaggccatctcatctcggACGGAGTTTGTTCGAGATGCATCATCTTCGGGCTTGGCCAGCTTCAATTCCCGTCAATGTAGCCCCCGAGTATCTCTCACTGTGCCCCATGTCATCAATCTGTCCTCAGCGGAAAGGAAGTTCGCTTGGCCCTACGGGACGGATGACATGGTAAAACACGACCGCTGTCAGGTGCTGCACATTCGAGACTGGAACAAGATTCTCCGtgtccatcaccatcaagtATCCAGTATCAGACGAACCTGCGACGGCATGATCTACGTCTCATCATTGGCGCCCCTGGCAGAGGACCCTAGCCCTCTTGCGCTTTTTGGAGGGGGAGGCCCTGTCGACATGCCTGACCAACCTGAGACCTAAATGGCAAGGGGTTTGGATGGAGGTGGGAGGGGTTCGAGGCCTTGAGGGTTCGAGCCGCAAAGGGTGAAGCGCTCAAGGGCGACGACGGTCCGCCGCCTCTTGTAAACTCCCATGCTGCCTCTGATCCATGTCGCAGCGCAGGGCAAGGCTTCATCGGAAAGCATCATGAAAGAAGTCATCGGAGGACGACGCACACTGTAGACTCAGCTTGCGCTCCCTCCGAGGGAAATATGAccgagaagagcaaggcGGGCGCCCCGTCATCCTCCAATGTGAAGGATG
This genomic interval from Fusarium keratoplasticum isolate Fu6.1 chromosome 9, whole genome shotgun sequence contains the following:
- a CDS encoding F-box domain-containing protein, with the protein product MRNPFRRRNKKDKLANGRQGSDAGVVPDEFRPPGAGRPPLFPPTRGSAYLLAHLPPNVLQRIFAFVCPHARDESYETCEGSASASDSTCMLCDLRDLAHCAQVCRVWRQNAVKVLYHSVRIDAVHYCPLEAWLAERRKKTHRFDRNGIPEDPAQARLRLLRRTVRDDPTRIGKLVEYLKMPYMLRESSQVELAQTIAVLPNLKYVDLPEGMFCDDPSFATLRLEVQARCPNLRKMTYVGGSERSFTMLATGQVWPRIEVLELNNLNIDPMTIRAVLGNLTHLQALKVSETPGLTDEVLSSSDGMPTLPPMKELVLKDTPGVTLRGLIEYLAWQETQQALTVLTLKDTGVHPATLQEILTMASSLKTLAIQTNVVEQFPNSSKIRPLASRTLETLRFEISGASSGPFASVTQGYYTYLASSILGGGFPRLRRLYVHDDTFPDQLQGLPPPNAAFAGGHVRSGSTSSTKSTPAFNLSPAGGNLPPFAPKRPVSNVPPSNKRFSSNNPFARGPSSPPPTHHLEVFTKSDEFGKWNFARIDPIRSAAAPSRRPISSYGLAADVTGLGWDQGDARRSIMVGNGTGGFLAVPGQGGDRDSTGSGLSGEWRPQSSGGEPRGSRDLWR